One genomic segment of Prochlorococcus marinus str. MIT 0919 includes these proteins:
- the tuf gene encoding elongation factor Tu translates to MAREKFERNKPHVNIGTIGHVDHGKTTLTAAITNVLAKKGQAQAQDYGDIDGAPEERERGITINTAHVEYETDGRHYAHVDCPGHADYVKNMITGAAQMDGAIIVVAATDGAMAQTKEHILLAKQVGVPSLVVALNKCDMVDDAEMIELVEMEIRELLSSYDFPGDDIPVVQVSALKALEGDSKWEEKIDELMKSVDDSIPEPEREVDKPFLMAVEDVFSITGRGTVATGRIERGKVKVGEEVEIVGIKETRLTTVTGVEMFRKLLDEGMAGDNVGLLLRGIQKEDIERGMVLVKKGSITPHTKFEGEVYVLKKEEGGRHTPFFAGYRPQFYIRTTDVTGQITAFTGDDGSNVEMVMPGDRIKMTGELICPVAIEQGMRFAIREGGRTIGAGVVSKIIE, encoded by the coding sequence ATGGCCCGCGAGAAGTTCGAAAGAAACAAGCCTCACGTCAACATTGGCACTATCGGTCATGTTGACCATGGCAAAACAACCCTTACTGCAGCTATTACAAATGTTTTAGCTAAAAAGGGTCAAGCCCAAGCTCAAGATTATGGAGATATTGATGGTGCTCCTGAAGAGCGAGAGCGTGGTATCACAATTAACACCGCTCATGTTGAGTATGAAACAGATGGGCGCCACTATGCCCATGTTGACTGCCCAGGTCATGCTGACTATGTGAAAAATATGATCACTGGTGCAGCTCAGATGGACGGTGCAATTATCGTTGTTGCTGCAACTGATGGTGCAATGGCACAAACGAAAGAGCATATTCTCCTTGCTAAACAGGTCGGAGTCCCATCACTCGTTGTTGCTTTGAACAAATGTGACATGGTTGATGATGCAGAAATGATTGAACTTGTAGAGATGGAGATTCGTGAGCTCCTAAGTAGTTATGACTTCCCAGGCGATGATATTCCTGTAGTTCAAGTTTCAGCTCTAAAAGCTTTAGAAGGCGATTCTAAATGGGAAGAGAAGATTGATGAATTGATGAAATCTGTGGATGATTCAATCCCAGAGCCAGAAAGAGAAGTTGACAAGCCTTTCTTGATGGCAGTAGAAGATGTCTTTTCTATTACAGGTAGAGGAACAGTTGCAACTGGAAGAATCGAAAGAGGCAAAGTAAAGGTTGGTGAGGAAGTTGAGATAGTTGGCATCAAAGAGACTCGTTTGACAACAGTTACTGGAGTTGAGATGTTCCGGAAACTGCTAGACGAAGGAATGGCTGGTGACAATGTTGGATTACTTCTTCGTGGTATTCAAAAGGAAGATATTGAAAGAGGTATGGTTTTAGTCAAAAAAGGTTCTATTACACCTCATACCAAGTTTGAAGGCGAAGTTTATGTTTTAAAGAAGGAGGAAGGCGGACGACATACTCCATTCTTTGCTGGTTATAGACCTCAGTTTTATATAAGAACTACTGATGTTACCGGACAAATTACAGCCTTTACGGGTGATGATGGAAGTAATGTTGAAATGGTTATGCCAGGGGACAGAATTAAAATGACTGGAGAACTTATCTGCCCTGTGGCTATTGAGCAAGGGATGAGATTTGCTATCCGTGAAGGAGGCAGGACAATTGGTGCAGGTGTAGTGTCTAAGATTATTGAATGA
- the rpsJ gene encoding 30S ribosomal protein S10, with translation MSTAIAQQKIRIRLKAFDRRMLDLSCEKIIETADNTAATAIGPIPLPTKRKIYCVLRSPHVDKDSREHFETRTHRRIIDIYNPSAKTIDALMKLDLPSGVDIEVKL, from the coding sequence ATGTCAACGGCTATTGCACAGCAGAAGATAAGAATCCGCCTTAAAGCTTTTGATAGGCGTATGCTTGATCTTTCTTGTGAAAAAATTATTGAGACCGCAGATAATACTGCTGCTACTGCTATTGGTCCTATCCCATTGCCAACCAAGAGAAAAATTTATTGTGTTCTTAGGTCCCCTCATGTTGATAAGGATTCCAGAGAGCATTTTGAAACAAGAACTCATAGAAGGATTATTGATATCTATAACCCTTCAGCCAAAACAATAGATGCTTTGATGAAGCTTGATTTGCCTAGTGGTGTAGACATTGAAGTTAAGCTCTAA
- a CDS encoding LON peptidase substrate-binding domain-containing protein — protein MADLAVRELPLFPLPEVVLFPQEFLPLHIFESRYRMMLKSVLEADSRFGVVRFDPNTKRLAEVGCCAEIIKHQTSEDGRSNIITLGQQRFRVLEITRKAPFYTALVTWIDDYPVENENELKILSEKVLTALRDVVSLTGKLTDSERNLPEELPDIPRELSFWIAAHLGGPVANEQQHLLEIQDTTKRLLREYEMLDQTRKQLAARTALKDTLKNPDEASST, from the coding sequence GTGGCAGATCTTGCAGTCAGGGAGTTACCGTTATTCCCTCTCCCTGAGGTTGTTTTATTCCCTCAGGAGTTCCTTCCATTACATATTTTTGAGTCAAGATACAGAATGATGCTTAAGAGCGTCCTAGAGGCCGATAGCCGTTTCGGAGTGGTTAGATTTGATCCAAACACAAAAAGGCTTGCTGAAGTTGGTTGTTGTGCGGAAATAATTAAACATCAAACTTCAGAAGATGGTCGCAGTAACATTATTACTTTGGGACAGCAAAGGTTTAGAGTTTTAGAGATAACAAGGAAAGCCCCTTTCTATACAGCTTTAGTTACATGGATAGATGATTATCCCGTAGAAAATGAAAATGAATTAAAAATTCTCTCCGAAAAAGTTTTAACTGCTTTACGAGATGTTGTTTCCCTTACTGGAAAGTTAACTGACTCTGAAAGGAATTTGCCTGAAGAATTGCCTGATATCCCTAGAGAGCTATCATTTTGGATTGCTGCTCATTTGGGGGGCCCCGTAGCTAATGAGCAACAGCATTTATTAGAAATTCAAGATACTACAAAAAGACTTCTTCGTGAGTATGAGATGCTTGATCAAACTCGAAAGCAACTCGCTGCTCGAACAGCTTTGAAAGATACTTTGAAAAACCCAGATGAGGCAAGCAGTACTTGA
- the pheA gene encoding prephenate dehydratase, which yields MPTKVAYLGPKGSYAEKAAFALAKLEKHDAATFLPCLGIRSVIENVATKHCEAAVVPIENSVEGGVTTTLDALWNHPNLFIKRALVIPIRHALISNGSLKEISEVLSHPQALAQCSTWLSTNLPDALQLPTSSTSEAVRMVKGSKFRAAIGSSKAASEIGGLNQVAYPINDVPGNCTRFVFLQNIKNETQGAVASIAFSLHSNTPGSLLNVLKCIANLGLNMSRIESRPSKRELGEYIFFIDIEIDNTSRDINEKLCKALKPLCENIINFGSYESTELNLESI from the coding sequence ATGCCAACTAAAGTGGCCTATCTCGGACCAAAAGGGTCCTATGCAGAAAAAGCAGCTTTTGCGTTGGCAAAGCTAGAAAAACATGATGCTGCAACGTTTTTACCTTGTTTAGGAATCAGATCAGTCATTGAAAATGTTGCAACAAAACATTGTGAAGCAGCAGTAGTCCCCATAGAGAATTCTGTAGAAGGCGGGGTTACAACCACTCTTGATGCACTATGGAATCACCCAAACTTGTTCATAAAAAGAGCCTTAGTAATTCCAATACGTCACGCTCTAATCAGCAATGGCTCTCTCAAAGAAATCTCCGAAGTACTATCTCATCCCCAAGCACTAGCCCAATGCAGTACTTGGCTAAGCACCAATCTTCCAGATGCATTGCAATTGCCTACTAGCTCGACCTCAGAAGCAGTGAGGATGGTCAAAGGAAGTAAATTTCGTGCAGCAATAGGTTCTTCAAAAGCTGCTAGCGAAATAGGAGGTCTTAATCAAGTTGCATATCCAATTAATGATGTACCAGGAAACTGTACAAGATTCGTTTTTTTACAAAATATAAAAAATGAAACGCAAGGAGCAGTAGCTAGCATTGCATTTTCATTGCATTCGAATACTCCAGGATCATTATTAAATGTTCTAAAGTGTATTGCAAATTTAGGATTAAATATGAGTCGGATAGAATCACGCCCTTCAAAAAGAGAACTAGGTGAATATATATTTTTTATCGATATTGAAATAGATAATACATCAAGAGATATCAATGAAAAACTTTGCAAGGCATTAAAACCTCTTTGTGAAAATATAATTAATTTCGGCTCATATGAAAGCACTGAATTGAATTTAGAATCAATTTAA
- a CDS encoding DUF1997 domain-containing protein, giving the protein MPLAFDARQKLDLPVKNNSERLPDYLLQQERVVGAMLDSKKLISLGDGNYRYTVTSFKVFQLEVNPIVSIAVLNTENTLQMSATDSTLDGLGLVDDFELMLDATLTASSNGLEGIAHLGVTVSQPPLLKFVPSKILESTGQSILNGILLGIKARVGQQLVQDFALWCTEN; this is encoded by the coding sequence ATGCCTCTGGCCTTCGATGCCCGGCAAAAATTAGATTTGCCAGTAAAAAACAATTCAGAGCGACTTCCTGATTATCTCCTACAGCAGGAAAGAGTTGTAGGTGCAATGCTTGATTCGAAAAAACTTATTTCCTTAGGGGATGGTAATTATCGCTATACAGTGACAAGCTTTAAGGTTTTTCAGTTGGAAGTTAATCCAATTGTTTCTATAGCAGTTCTTAATACTGAAAACACTTTGCAGATGAGTGCAACTGATAGCACCTTAGATGGATTGGGCTTGGTTGATGATTTTGAATTAATGCTTGATGCGACACTTACTGCCTCATCAAATGGTTTGGAGGGGATTGCTCATTTAGGTGTCACGGTTAGTCAACCACCTTTATTGAAATTTGTTCCATCCAAAATCCTTGAATCAACTGGTCAATCTATTTTAAACGGAATTTTACTTGGTATAAAAGCAAGGGTGGGTCAGCAATTAGTTCAAGATTTTGCACTCTGGTGCACTGAAAATTAA
- a CDS encoding methyltransferase domain-containing protein has product MFSLILLLLIILLIFLLWNKTNRKYKSKESVSKAYDSWTNDQLLEKLWGDHIHLGYYNQKPHQTSFQQAKVEFVHQLVRWSGLDQLPKGSRILDVGCGIGGSSRILARDYNFDVLGITISNAQVQRARQLTPNDLMCSFQVMDALNLDFSNGSFDGIWSVEAGPHMPDKQLYADEMLRVLRPGGILAVADWNRREESSNSFAFMEKMVLEQLLHQWSHPHFSSIEGFKENLSNSSFSAGLVEVEDWTKFTIPSWKDSILEGIRRPKVFFDLGPKSLYQGLREVPTILLMQWAFSTGLMRFGVFRTRG; this is encoded by the coding sequence ATGTTTAGTTTGATTCTTTTATTATTAATAATTCTTTTAATATTCCTATTATGGAATAAAACTAATAGAAAATATAAGTCAAAAGAAAGTGTTTCTAAAGCATATGATTCTTGGACTAATGATCAACTTTTAGAGAAACTTTGGGGTGATCATATACATCTTGGCTACTACAATCAAAAACCTCATCAAACTTCTTTTCAGCAAGCCAAAGTTGAATTTGTTCATCAATTGGTAAGGTGGAGCGGACTTGATCAGTTGCCCAAAGGGTCAAGGATTTTGGATGTTGGGTGTGGGATAGGAGGAAGTTCTAGGATCTTGGCGAGAGATTACAATTTTGATGTCTTGGGAATAACTATCAGTAATGCGCAAGTTCAAAGAGCTAGACAGTTAACCCCAAATGATTTGATGTGTAGTTTCCAGGTTATGGATGCTCTTAATCTTGATTTTTCCAACGGGAGTTTTGACGGAATCTGGAGTGTAGAAGCTGGCCCTCATATGCCTGATAAGCAACTTTATGCAGACGAAATGCTTAGGGTATTACGTCCGGGCGGCATACTGGCGGTAGCTGATTGGAATAGAAGAGAGGAAAGTAGTAATAGTTTTGCATTTATGGAAAAAATGGTTCTTGAACAATTACTACATCAATGGTCTCATCCTCATTTTTCTTCCATTGAAGGCTTTAAAGAAAATTTGTCGAATAGTTCTTTCTCTGCAGGTTTGGTAGAAGTGGAAGATTGGACTAAATTTACAATTCCTTCTTGGAAAGATTCAATATTAGAGGGTATTAGAAGACCAAAAGTGTTTTTTGATCTAGGGCCTAAATCGCTATACCAAGGCCTTAGAGAGGTTCCAACTATTCTATTGATGCAATGGGCTTTTTCGACCGGGTTGATGAGATTTGGAGTATTTAGGACAAGAGGTTAA
- a CDS encoding Rne/Rng family ribonuclease, whose product MPQKVVIAEQLRIAALLTDERVDELIVAQGRYQIGDVYLGTIENVLPGIDAAFVNIGASEKNGFIHVTDLGPLKKKKNAAGITELLEPRQKVLVQVMKEPTGTKGPRLTGNLALPGRYLVLQPNGQGVNISRRINSENERNRLRALGVLVKPPGTGLLMRSEADGVNEELLITDLENLLKQWESIQQAAENSSPPILLNREEDFVNRILRDHSSPELSKIIVETSKAVERAKNFLGSHTNVIVECHDQPIDLLEHYKINAAIFNALKPRVDLPSGGYIIIEPTEALTVIDVNSGSFTSSANSRETVLWTNCEAAIEIARQLKLRNIGGVIIIDFIDMDSRRDQLQLLEYFSSAIKDDKSRPQIAQLTELGLVELTRKRQGQNIYELFSKPCSNCNGLGHTPEIPIKEEIQPLASIGGLIQKEESSKKFQPLKEVSKGKNIESAQINDAISSQNNSEVNNQENELEQNSIKQEPDLIAIKMSQDEEYVFSSLGINPTLLLDKDPENENLLVHIVRPGEDEKIILDEAKQRITSIGNKRKKKSKNVVNRASNKSNLETLESSNKETDNNSTFATEEPSNEKLMHKEDTIQKEVIEQEGIEQDAAKKEAIEKKDVTQKENSRELEDPVQKEAEAEAEDPRRRRRRSSAT is encoded by the coding sequence ATGCCGCAGAAAGTTGTCATCGCAGAGCAACTGCGCATAGCAGCCTTGCTTACCGATGAGCGAGTAGACGAGTTAATCGTCGCCCAAGGTCGCTACCAAATTGGCGACGTATACCTAGGAACAATAGAAAATGTCCTGCCTGGTATAGATGCAGCATTTGTAAATATTGGCGCAAGTGAAAAAAATGGCTTTATACATGTAACAGATTTAGGTCCATTAAAGAAAAAAAAGAATGCTGCAGGCATTACTGAATTATTAGAGCCACGACAAAAGGTTCTAGTACAAGTAATGAAAGAACCAACGGGTACTAAAGGGCCAAGACTGACAGGAAATCTTGCTTTACCTGGAAGATATCTTGTCCTGCAACCCAATGGGCAAGGGGTGAATATTTCTCGTCGAATTAACTCTGAAAATGAACGAAACCGGCTAAGAGCTTTAGGTGTCTTAGTTAAGCCTCCAGGAACAGGCCTGCTAATGCGTTCAGAAGCAGATGGTGTAAACGAAGAGTTATTAATTACAGATCTAGAGAATCTTTTAAAGCAATGGGAATCAATACAACAAGCGGCAGAAAATTCCTCTCCACCTATACTTCTAAATAGAGAAGAAGACTTTGTAAATAGAATACTTAGAGACCACTCTAGTCCTGAGCTTTCCAAGATTATTGTAGAAACTTCTAAAGCAGTCGAACGAGCTAAAAATTTCCTAGGTTCTCATACAAATGTAATTGTTGAATGTCATGATCAACCCATAGACCTGCTAGAGCATTATAAAATAAATGCCGCTATTTTTAATGCTCTAAAGCCAAGAGTAGATCTCCCTTCAGGTGGATATATAATAATTGAACCTACAGAAGCTCTAACAGTTATAGATGTCAACTCGGGTTCATTTACAAGCTCTGCCAATTCAAGAGAAACAGTACTTTGGACAAATTGTGAAGCAGCTATCGAAATAGCAAGACAACTAAAATTAAGAAATATTGGAGGAGTCATTATTATAGATTTTATTGATATGGATTCCAGAAGAGATCAACTTCAATTATTAGAGTATTTTTCATCAGCAATTAAAGATGATAAATCTAGGCCCCAAATAGCACAGCTCACTGAGCTTGGATTAGTTGAACTAACAAGAAAAAGACAAGGGCAAAATATCTATGAGTTATTTAGCAAGCCATGTTCTAATTGCAATGGGTTGGGACATACTCCTGAAATACCTATCAAAGAAGAAATACAGCCTTTGGCTTCTATTGGAGGTTTAATACAAAAAGAAGAATCATCTAAAAAATTTCAGCCTTTGAAAGAAGTTAGCAAGGGTAAGAATATTGAGTCTGCCCAAATTAATGACGCTATAAGTTCTCAAAATAATTCAGAAGTTAATAATCAAGAAAATGAATTAGAGCAAAATTCTATAAAGCAAGAGCCAGATCTAATTGCAATTAAAATGAGTCAAGATGAAGAATATGTATTTAGTTCTTTAGGAATAAATCCTACATTATTATTAGATAAAGATCCAGAAAATGAAAATTTATTAGTTCATATAGTTAGGCCTGGAGAAGATGAGAAAATCATCCTTGACGAAGCCAAGCAAAGAATTACTTCTATTGGTAATAAACGAAAAAAGAAATCTAAAAATGTAGTTAATAGAGCATCCAATAAATCTAACTTAGAAACCCTAGAATCAAGCAATAAGGAAACGGATAATAATTCTACTTTTGCGACAGAAGAACCGTCAAATGAAAAGCTAATGCATAAAGAAGATACTATTCAGAAAGAAGTTATTGAGCAAGAAGGTATTGAGCAAGATGCTGCTAAAAAAGAAGCTATTGAAAAAAAAGATGTAACTCAAAAAGAAAACTCAAGAGAATTAGAAGATCCTGTTCAAAAAGAAGCTGAAGCTGAAGCTGAAGATCCCCGAAGACGCAGAAGAAGGTCTTCAGCAACGTAA
- a CDS encoding ribonuclease HII, with the protein MDKERQKVIAGIDEVGKGCLFGPVFASAVVLKSSTEQELLNAGLKDSKKLSSKKRGLLVPLIKSLSASWAIGQASAREIDLYGIRRATEKAMLRAIDGLLMTPELLLVDGPLPIRLWAGQQINLIRGESKSPSIAAASVLAKEARDVLIKRLAIKIPKYSLETNMGYGTKDHRKALRELGTTDLHRKSFLSRIIS; encoded by the coding sequence TTGGATAAAGAAAGGCAAAAAGTTATAGCTGGCATAGATGAGGTTGGCAAAGGATGTCTATTTGGTCCAGTTTTTGCTTCTGCTGTTGTATTAAAAAGTTCAACAGAACAAGAATTGCTAAATGCGGGACTAAAAGATAGCAAGAAGCTATCAAGTAAAAAAAGAGGCCTGCTAGTTCCTTTGATTAAAAGCCTTTCGGCAAGTTGGGCAATTGGTCAGGCATCCGCAAGAGAAATAGACCTCTACGGAATTCGGCGCGCAACAGAGAAAGCAATGCTTAGAGCAATCGATGGTTTACTGATGACGCCAGAGCTTCTATTGGTAGACGGACCATTACCTATTCGCTTATGGGCAGGCCAACAAATCAACTTAATTAGAGGTGAAAGCAAGTCACCTTCGATCGCGGCTGCAAGCGTTTTAGCCAAAGAAGCTAGAGATGTTTTAATTAAACGTTTAGCAATAAAAATTCCTAAATATAGCCTTGAAACAAATATGGGGTACGGCACTAAGGACCATAGAAAAGCTTTAAGAGAACTTGGGACTACAGATCTTCATAGAAAATCTTTTCTCAGCAGAATTATCTCGTAA